A genome region from Gopherus flavomarginatus isolate rGopFla2 chromosome 9, rGopFla2.mat.asm, whole genome shotgun sequence includes the following:
- the COMMD4 gene encoding COMM domain-containing protein 4 isoform X1, giving the protein MTMSPVLSARFLAAPCGPVQSGVCPCTLSGLLQAMNCKGQAMARAVGSYVNFTGLSKLPPCREEPCCQADSQRFLLSPESGDVKATIAVLSFILSSAAKHSVDSDSLSSELQQLGLPKEHATGLCRSYGEKQSPLQDSLRTRSLRLNHLDSVSWRVDQTLSSSELQQVNEPLVHLKFTVRDGDRGMTEPFAMTVSAEKFRVLLAELRQAHAMMKTLS; this is encoded by the exons ATGACAATGAGCCCAGTTCTTTCTGCCCGTTTCCTTGCTGCCCCTTGTGGCCCAGTGCAAAGTGGCGTCTGTCCGTGCACCCTCTCTGGTCTCTTGCAGGCGATGAACTGCAAAGGGCAGGCCATGGCAAGGGCTGTTGGATCCTACGTCAATTTTACGGGTCTGTCAAAGCTGCCTCCCTGCAGGgaagagccctgctgccaggcagATTCGCAAAGGTTTCTCCTCTCTCCAGAGTCTGGGGACGTGAAGGCCACTAttgctgtgctcagcttcatCCTCTCCAGTGCAGCCAAACACAGTGTAGACAGCGACTCTCTGTCCAGCGAGCTGCAACAGCTGGGGCTGCCCAAAG AACATGCCACAGGATTGTGCCGGTCCTATGGGGAGAAACAGAGCCCCCTGCAGGACAGCCTGAGGACACGCAGCCTGAGAT TGAACCATCTGGACTCTGTGTCCTGGAGGGTGGATCAGACGCTCAGCTCCAGTGAGCTCCAGCAGGTCAATGAGCCCCTTGTGCACCTGAAGTTCACCGTGCGAGACGGGGACCGAGGCATGACGGAGCCCTTTGCCATGACCGTGTCGGCAGAGAAGTTCCGGGTCTTACTGGCAG AGCTGAGACAGGCCCACGCCATGATGAAAACTCTCAGCTGA